From Trichoderma atroviride chromosome 1, complete sequence, one genomic window encodes:
- a CDS encoding uncharacterized protein (EggNog:ENOG41), translating into MVGELEDMMLAGYEGREKEAEEALEKVVTLHHLHPPNSGNRITTSAKPAVAPHLTK; encoded by the coding sequence ATGGTGGGCGAATTAGAAGATATGATGCTGGCTGGATAtgaagggagagagaaggaagctgaagaggcttTGGAGAAGGTGGTCACcctgcatcatctgcatccGCCCAACAGCGGCAATCGTATCACAACCTCGGCAAAGCCTGCGGTTGCACCGCATTTGACGAAGTGA
- a CDS encoding uncharacterized protein (BUSCO:EOG092D1OKZ), producing MSAPAVSSGNSNNAAFKDKEKPMAVRSSNIVAARAVADAIRTSLGPRGMDKMIRSGKGETIITNDGNTMLKSMSVMHPTAKMLVNLSGAQDVEAGDGTTSVVVICGSLLGAADRLLSKGIHPSVISESFQRASAAAVEVLHEMSQPISLADNASLLQAANTSLSSKIVSQYSNLLGPMAVNAITKTIDVKTAENVDLNNIRIIRRVGGTIEDSELVDGLVLTQPVLKNAGGPFRMEKARIGLIQFQLSPPKPDMENTIQVNDYRQMDKIVKEERLYLLNMAKKIKKAKCNVLLIQKSILRDAVNDLSLHFLAKLGIMAIKDIERDEVEFICKSTGCKPVADIDSFTEDKLGSADLIEEVQSSGSRMVKVTGAKATGKTVSVVVRGANSLILAEAERSLHDALCVLRCLVKKKALIAGGGAPEIEIAAQLSKQARSLTGTEAICWKAFADAMEVIPTTLAENAGLNSIKVVTDLRHRHEMGEKNAGVSIKSGGVNTNISKENVLQPLLVSTSAIELAAETVKMILRIDDIALSR from the exons ATGTCTGCACCGGCTGTTTCAAGCGGCAACTCCAACAATGCCGCCTTCAAG gacaaggagaagccCATGGCGGTGCGATCGTCCAACATTGTCGCTGCCAGAG CTGTCGCCGATGCGATCCGAACATCTCTCGGCCCTCGAGGCATGGACAAGATGATCCGAAGCGGAAAGGGGGAAACAATCATTACCAATGACGGAAACACAATGCTCAAGAGCATGTCGGTCATGCACCCGACAGCAAAGATGCTGGTTAACCTGTCTGGAGCCCAAGATGtcgaggctggtgatggaACAACCTCCGTCGTTGTCATCTGCGGCAGCCTTCTCGGTGCCGCTGACCGATTGCTGTCCAAGGGCATCCACCCCTCAGTCATTTCCGAGTCCTTCCAAAGGGCatccgccgccgctgtcGAAGTCCTGCACGAAATGTCCCAGCCCATCTCACTAGCCGACAACGCTTCCCTTCTCCAGGCTGCCAACACATCTCTGTCATCCAAGATTGTTTCTCAGTACTCAAACCTCCTCGGTCCCATGGCCGTCAACGCCATTACTAAGACGATCGATGTCAAGACTGCCGAGAATGTGGACCTGAACAACATTCGCATCATCAGAAGAGTGGGAGGAACGATTGAGGACAGTGAGCTGGTGGATGGTCTGGTCCTTACACAACCAGTCCTCAAGAACGCTGGTGGTCCCTTCAGAATGGAGAAGGCTCGCATTGGTCTTATCCAGTTCCAGCTCAGCCCCCCTAAGCCTGAT ATGGAAAACACGATCCAAGTCAACGACTACCGCCAGATGgacaagattgtcaaggAAGAGCGGTTGTACCTCTTgaacatggccaagaagatcaagaaggCCAAGTGCAACGTGCTCTTGATCCAGAAGTCTATCCTTCGAGACGCCGTCAACGACCTTTCCCTACACTTCCTGGCCAAGCttggcatcatggccatcaaggACATCGAGCGAGACGAAGTCGAGTTTATCTGCAAGTCTACTGGCTGCAAGCCTGTTGCAGATATCGACTCCTTCACTGAGGACAAGCTTGGGTCTGCGGATCTCATTGAGGAAGTCCAATCATCAGGATCACGTATGGTCAAGGTCACTGGAGCCAAGGCTACTGGCAAGACCGTGTCTGTGGTTGTGCGTGGCGCCAACTCACTGATTctggcagaggcagagcgaAGTCTTCACGACGCTCTTTGTGTGCTCCGATGTCtcgtcaagaagaaggccttgATTGCCGGTGGTGGTGCTCCCGAGATTGAGATTGCAGCCCAGCTGTCTAAGCAGGCTCGCAGCCTGACTGGCACCGAGGCCATCTGCTGGAAGGCATTTGCGGATGCCATGGAGGTCATCCCCACAACGCTGGCTGAGAACGCCGGTCTGAACAGCATCAAGGTCGTCACTGACCTGAGACATCGACAcgagatgggcgagaagaACGCTGGTGTCAGCATCAAATCTGGAGGAGTCAACACCAACATCTCCAAGGAGAACGTATTGCAGCCACTCTTGGTCAGCACAAGCGCCATTGAGCTGGCGGCCGAGACGGTGAAGATGATTTTGAGGATAGACGACATTGCTTTGTCAAGATAG